A genomic region of Herbaspirillum sp. DW155 contains the following coding sequences:
- a CDS encoding acyl-CoA thioesterase — MSTTVPELPPGKAPQLRVMPMPSDANVYGDVFGGWIMAQVDIAGSLPATRRANGRVATIAVNSFLFKNPVFVGDLLSFYADIVKVGNTSITVNVEVYAERNRLQTEIVKVTEATLTYVATDENRKPRPLPPLDPVREAGASPAI; from the coding sequence ATGTCAACCACCGTTCCCGAACTTCCACCGGGCAAGGCACCGCAACTGCGCGTCATGCCCATGCCGTCCGATGCCAATGTGTATGGCGACGTCTTCGGCGGCTGGATCATGGCCCAGGTCGACATCGCCGGTTCGCTGCCGGCCACGCGCCGCGCCAATGGCCGGGTGGCGACCATTGCGGTCAATTCCTTCCTGTTCAAGAACCCGGTCTTCGTGGGCGACCTGCTGTCCTTCTATGCCGATATCGTCAAGGTCGGCAATACCTCCATCACGGTCAACGTCGAAGTCTATGCCGAGCGCAATCGCCTGCAGACCGAGATCGTCAAGGTGACCGAAGCCACTCTCACTTACGTGGCTACCGATGAAAACCGCAAGCCGCGGCCGCTGCCGCCGCTGGATCCGGTGCGCGAAGCGGGGGCCAGCCCGGCGATCTGA
- a CDS encoding ABC transporter ATP-binding protein/permease, with translation MRRYPNSSSSPQAPVKRQRGDWEVVRTLLPYLWTYKWRVMLALAFLVGAKLANVGVPLVLKKLVDAMTITPAHPQALLVLPLGLLVAYGALRLATALFTELRELMFARVTQRAVRTIALQVFRHLHALSLRFHLNRQTGGMTRDIERGTRGVSSLVSYTLFSILPTIIEIALVLAYLITHYDIWFSLITAGALVLYILFTITVTEWRTHFRRTMNELDSHANTRAIDSLLNYETVKYFGNEEFEARRYDEGLQRYERAAVKSQSSLSLLNTGQSAIIAIAVTLILWRAIAGVIDGSMTLGDMVLVNAFMIQLYIPLNFLGVLYREIKQSLADMERLFSLLEENREVADRPGAQPLKTQGAELHFEHVDFSYERNRQILFDVDFKVQAGTTTAVVGHSGSGKSTLSRLLYRFYDVDRGAIRIDGQDLRNVTQASLRQAIGIVPQDTVLFNDTIEYNIAYGKPGATREQIVAAAKAAYIHDFIESLPEGYASMVGERGLKLSGGEKQRVAIARTLLKDPAILIFDEATSALDSRAEQAIQQQLEEIARERSTLVIAHRLSTIVNAHQILVMDHGRIVERGTHAGLLMAGGLYAQMWLRQQAGAEEEDGSLVPQPEGVPADAQAQAEPTVLMPPGRR, from the coding sequence ATGCGCCGCTATCCCAATTCTTCGTCCTCGCCCCAAGCCCCCGTCAAACGCCAGCGTGGCGATTGGGAAGTGGTCCGCACGCTGCTGCCCTATCTGTGGACCTACAAGTGGCGCGTGATGCTGGCGCTGGCCTTTCTGGTCGGGGCCAAGCTGGCCAACGTGGGCGTGCCGCTGGTGCTGAAAAAGCTGGTCGATGCCATGACCATTACGCCCGCCCATCCGCAAGCACTACTGGTGTTGCCGCTGGGGCTGCTGGTGGCCTACGGCGCGCTGCGGCTGGCCACGGCGCTCTTTACCGAATTGCGCGAACTGATGTTTGCCCGCGTCACGCAACGCGCGGTACGGACCATCGCGCTGCAGGTGTTTCGCCATCTGCATGCGCTATCGCTGCGCTTCCACCTGAACCGCCAGACCGGCGGCATGACGCGCGACATCGAGCGCGGTACGCGCGGGGTCTCCTCGCTGGTGTCGTATACGCTCTTCTCGATCCTGCCGACCATCATCGAGATCGCGCTGGTGCTGGCCTACCTCATCACGCATTACGACATCTGGTTCTCGCTCATCACGGCCGGTGCGCTGGTGCTCTACATCCTCTTCACCATCACGGTGACCGAGTGGCGCACGCATTTCCGCCGCACCATGAACGAGCTGGATTCGCATGCCAACACGCGCGCCATCGATTCGCTGCTCAACTACGAGACGGTGAAATATTTCGGTAACGAGGAATTCGAGGCGCGCCGCTATGACGAAGGCCTGCAGCGCTATGAACGCGCAGCCGTCAAATCGCAGAGTTCGCTCTCGCTGCTCAACACCGGACAGTCGGCCATCATCGCCATCGCCGTCACGCTCATCCTGTGGCGCGCCATCGCCGGCGTCATCGATGGCAGCATGACGCTGGGCGACATGGTGCTGGTCAATGCCTTCATGATCCAGCTCTACATTCCGCTCAACTTCCTGGGTGTGCTTTATCGCGAAATCAAGCAGAGCCTGGCCGACATGGAACGCCTGTTCTCGCTGCTGGAAGAAAACCGCGAAGTGGCCGACCGGCCCGGTGCCCAACCCTTGAAGACGCAGGGCGCGGAGCTGCATTTCGAGCACGTCGATTTCAGCTACGAACGCAATCGCCAGATTCTCTTCGATGTCGATTTCAAGGTGCAGGCCGGTACCACTACGGCCGTGGTCGGTCACAGCGGCTCGGGCAAGTCCACGCTCTCGCGGCTGCTGTATCGCTTCTACGATGTCGACCGCGGTGCCATCCGCATCGATGGTCAGGACCTGCGCAATGTCACGCAAGCCTCGCTGCGCCAGGCCATCGGCATCGTGCCGCAGGACACGGTGCTGTTCAACGACACCATCGAATACAACATCGCCTACGGCAAGCCCGGTGCCACGCGCGAGCAGATCGTGGCAGCGGCCAAGGCGGCCTACATCCACGACTTCATCGAATCGCTTCCGGAGGGCTACGCCAGCATGGTGGGCGAGCGCGGACTGAAATTGTCGGGCGGTGAAAAGCAGCGCGTGGCGATTGCCCGCACCCTGCTGAAAGACCCGGCCATCCTGATCTTCGACGAAGCCACCTCGGCCCTCGATTCGCGTGCCGAGCAGGCGATCCAGCAGCAGCTCGAAGAGATCGCCCGCGAGCGCAGCACGCTGGTCATTGCGCACCGGCTGTCCACCATCGTCAATGCCCACCAGATTCTGGTGATGGACCACGGCCGCATCGTCGAGCGCGGCACTCACGCCGGCTTGCTGATGGCCGGTGGCCTGTATGCGCAGATGTGGTTGCGGCAGCAGGCGGGTGCGGAGGAGGAGGACGGTTCGCTCGTGCCGCAGCCCGAAGGCGTCCCAGCCGATGCCCAGGCGCAGGCCGAGCCGACCGTGCTGATGCCCCCCGGGCGGCGCTGA
- a CDS encoding ABC transporter permease subunit (The N-terminal region of this protein, as described by TIGR01726, is a three transmembrane segment that identifies a subfamily of ABC transporter permease subunits, which specificities that include histidine, arginine, glutamine, glutamate, L-cystine (sic), the opines (in Agrobacterium) octopine and nopaline, etc.) has protein sequence MFSNFDFDVIQRSWVYLFTTGLKFTLILTFSAMLGGIILGTLLAMMRLSSNKPLSFIATTYVNLIRSIPLVLVIFWFYFLVPFIGAWIIGASEPIQVGAFQSALITFILFEAAYYCEIMRSGIQSIPRGQVFAGYAIGMNYWQMMGNVVLPQAFRNMTPILLTQTIVLFQDVSLVYVLGSVPDFVTSASKIAQRDGRLVEMYLFVAVVYFVLSFGLSTLVKRFQKKIAIIR, from the coding sequence ATGTTCAGCAATTTCGATTTCGACGTCATCCAGCGTTCCTGGGTCTATCTCTTTACGACGGGCCTCAAGTTCACGCTGATCCTGACCTTCTCCGCCATGCTGGGCGGCATCATCCTGGGCACGCTGCTGGCCATGATGCGCCTGTCGTCCAACAAGCCGCTGTCGTTCATCGCGACCACCTACGTCAACCTGATCCGCTCCATTCCGCTGGTGCTGGTGATCTTCTGGTTCTACTTCCTGGTGCCCTTCATCGGTGCCTGGATCATCGGTGCCTCCGAGCCTATCCAGGTCGGTGCGTTCCAGTCGGCCCTGATCACCTTCATCCTGTTCGAAGCCGCGTATTACTGCGAGATCATGCGTTCGGGCATCCAGTCCATTCCGCGTGGTCAGGTCTTTGCCGGCTATGCCATCGGCATGAATTACTGGCAGATGATGGGCAACGTGGTGCTGCCGCAGGCCTTCCGCAACATGACCCCGATCCTGCTGACGCAGACCATCGTGCTGTTCCAGGACGTGTCGCTGGTCTACGTGCTGGGTTCGGTGCCGGACTTCGTGACCAGCGCGTCCAAGATCGCCCAGCGCGATGGCCGTCTGGTGGAAATGTACCTGTTCGTGGCCGTGGTCTACTTCGTGCTCAGCTTTGGTCTGTCGACCCTGGTCAAGCGCTTCCAGAAGAAGATCGCCATCATCCGCTAA
- a CDS encoding Glu/Leu/Phe/Val dehydrogenase encodes MSNVPNHEVPSYLVPHGIGPWGVYLEQIDRVTPYLGSLARWVETLKRPKRILVVDVPIERDDGTIAHFEGYRVQHNTSRGPGKGGVRFHQDVTLSEVMALSAWMTVKNAAVNVPYGGAKGGIRVDPKTLSRGELQRVTRRYTSEIGIIIGPNKDIPAPDVNTDSQIMAWMMDTYSMNQGSTSSGVVTGKPISLGGSLGRHEATGRGVFVVGCEAAAKRGVDIKEARVAVQGFGNVGGIAARLFAEAGSKVVAVQDHVTTVFNAGGLDVPALQAYVARNGSVKGFAGADEITDRAQFWSVDCDILVPAALEQQITEANANHIKAKIILEGANGPTTPAADDILRDKGVLIVPDVIANAGGVTVSYFEWVQDFSSFFWTEDEINLRLTRIMREAFTAVWQLAEEKNVSLRTAAFIVACTRVLQAREMRGLYP; translated from the coding sequence ATGTCGAACGTACCTAATCACGAAGTGCCTTCCTATCTCGTCCCGCACGGCATCGGTCCGTGGGGCGTCTACCTCGAACAGATCGACCGCGTGACCCCCTACCTGGGCTCGCTGGCGCGCTGGGTGGAAACCCTGAAGCGTCCCAAGCGCATCCTGGTGGTCGATGTGCCCATCGAACGTGACGACGGCACCATCGCCCACTTCGAGGGCTACCGCGTGCAGCACAACACCTCGCGCGGCCCCGGCAAGGGCGGCGTGCGTTTCCACCAGGACGTGACGCTCTCCGAAGTGATGGCGCTGTCGGCCTGGATGACCGTCAAGAATGCGGCCGTGAACGTGCCCTATGGCGGTGCCAAGGGCGGTATCCGCGTCGATCCCAAGACCCTCTCCCGTGGCGAACTGCAGCGCGTCACGCGCCGTTACACCAGCGAGATCGGCATCATCATCGGCCCCAACAAGGACATCCCGGCGCCGGACGTGAACACCGATTCGCAGATCATGGCCTGGATGATGGATACCTACTCCATGAATCAGGGCAGCACGTCCTCGGGCGTGGTCACCGGCAAGCCCATCTCGCTGGGCGGCAGTCTGGGTCGTCATGAAGCCACCGGTCGCGGCGTCTTCGTGGTCGGCTGCGAAGCCGCTGCCAAGCGCGGTGTGGACATCAAGGAGGCCAGGGTCGCGGTGCAAGGTTTCGGCAACGTCGGCGGCATCGCTGCGCGCCTGTTCGCTGAAGCCGGTTCCAAGGTGGTGGCCGTGCAGGATCACGTGACCACCGTCTTCAATGCCGGTGGCCTGGATGTGCCGGCGCTGCAGGCGTATGTCGCCAGGAATGGCAGCGTGAAGGGCTTCGCAGGTGCGGACGAGATCACCGATCGCGCCCAATTCTGGTCGGTCGACTGCGACATTCTGGTGCCTGCCGCACTGGAACAGCAGATCACCGAAGCCAACGCCAATCACATCAAGGCCAAGATCATCCTGGAAGGCGCCAACGGCCCGACCACCCCGGCTGCCGATGACATCCTGCGCGACAAGGGCGTGCTGATCGTGCCGGACGTGATCGCCAACGCCGGCGGCGTGACGGTGAGCTACTTCGAATGGGTGCAGGACTTCTCCAGCTTCTTCTGGACCGAAGACGAAATCAACCTGCGCCTGACCCGCATCATGCGCGAAGCCTTTACTGCCGTGTGGCAGCTGGCCGAAGAGAAGAACGTGTCGCTGCGCACTGCGGCCTTCATCGTGGCGTGTACCCGTGTGCTGCAGGCACGCGAGATGCGCGGCCTGTATCCGTGA
- a CDS encoding OsmC family protein, translated as MECTVRWTGLSGMTFTAETGSGHLLTMDGAPDGGGRNLAPRPMEVVLAGTGGCTAYDVVVILRKSGQDVRGCDVTLKSERAETDPKVFTKIHFHFTVRGRNLKSNVVERAIKLSHDKYCSASIMLEKTAEMTHSFEIIDDLTDTSSAAAQQQ; from the coding sequence ATGGAATGCACAGTACGTTGGACCGGCTTGTCCGGCATGACCTTCACGGCGGAAACCGGTTCGGGCCACCTGCTGACGATGGATGGCGCGCCGGATGGCGGCGGCCGCAACCTGGCGCCGCGTCCGATGGAAGTGGTGCTGGCCGGCACGGGCGGCTGCACCGCCTATGACGTGGTGGTGATCCTGCGCAAGAGCGGCCAGGACGTGCGCGGCTGCGACGTGACCCTGAAGTCCGAACGCGCCGAGACCGATCCCAAGGTGTTCACCAAGATTCATTTCCACTTCACCGTGCGTGGCCGCAACCTGAAGAGCAATGTGGTGGAGCGCGCCATCAAGCTGTCCCACGACAAGTATTGCTCGGCCTCGATCATGCTGGAGAAGACCGCCGAGATGACGCATTCCTTCGAGATCATCGACGACCTTACCGATACCTCTTCGGCGGCCGCGCAGCAGCAATAA
- a CDS encoding amino acid ABC transporter substrate-binding protein has protein sequence MKLLKLAGVLVGASVLMSSVHAEEFTGRLKKIKDSGTLTLGVRDSSIPFSYLDDKQSYQGYSIDLCLKAATAIQKKLGLTSLNIKMVPVTSATRIPLIANGTTDISCDSATNNQERWNQVAFSVTEFVTANKFLSKKSANLKTLEDLKGKTVVSTSGTSNLKQITALNAERNLGMNILAAKDHAEAFLMVETGRAAAFVMDDILLSSLAANSKAPGDYQVSAEALSVEPYGLILPKGDTEFKKVVDDALTVVYKGDDIKKIYAKWFQSPIPPKGVNLNVPMSPQLQAVLAKPTDSYDPAAYAVVPEAQKSLSKKK, from the coding sequence ATGAAGTTATTGAAGCTAGCAGGGGTGTTGGTTGGGGCAAGCGTACTGATGAGCTCGGTGCATGCTGAGGAATTCACCGGCCGTCTGAAGAAGATCAAGGACTCCGGCACCCTGACGCTGGGCGTGCGCGATTCGTCGATTCCGTTCTCCTATCTGGATGACAAGCAGTCCTACCAGGGCTACTCGATCGACCTGTGCCTGAAGGCCGCGACCGCGATCCAGAAGAAGCTGGGCCTGACCTCGCTGAACATCAAGATGGTGCCCGTGACGTCGGCCACCCGCATTCCGCTGATCGCCAACGGCACCACCGACATTTCCTGCGACTCCGCAACCAACAACCAGGAACGCTGGAACCAGGTGGCTTTCTCGGTGACCGAATTCGTGACCGCCAACAAGTTCCTGTCCAAGAAGTCGGCCAACCTGAAGACTCTGGAAGACCTCAAGGGCAAGACCGTCGTGTCGACCTCGGGTACCTCCAACCTGAAGCAGATCACCGCGCTGAACGCCGAACGCAACCTGGGCATGAACATCCTGGCTGCCAAGGACCACGCCGAAGCCTTCCTGATGGTGGAAACCGGCCGCGCCGCCGCCTTCGTGATGGATGACATCCTGCTGTCCTCGCTGGCCGCCAATTCCAAGGCTCCCGGCGACTACCAGGTGTCGGCCGAAGCCCTGTCCGTCGAGCCGTACGGCCTGATCCTGCCCAAGGGTGATACCGAGTTCAAGAAGGTCGTGGACGATGCGCTGACCGTGGTCTACAAGGGCGACGACATCAAGAAGATCTACGCCAAGTGGTTCCAGTCGCCGATCCCGCCCAAGGGTGTCAACCTGAACGTGCCGATGAGCCCGCAGCTGCAAGCCGTGCTGGCCAAGCCGACCGACTCCTACGATCCGGCCGCCTATGCCGTGGTGCCGGAAGCGCAGAAGAGCCTGAGCAAGAAGAAGTAA
- the coq7 gene encoding 2-polyprenyl-3-methyl-6-methoxy-1,4-benzoquinone monooxygenase has protein sequence MQFVDELITDFDKALRVISGVVFESRPNPGRGLPDGIMSEAEKRHAAGLMRVNNVGEVCAQALYDAQGRFAQTEDIKEAFRRAGIEEEDHLAWTAERLRELGSHTSLLNPLWYGGAYVLGSIAARLGDARNLGFVSETERQVEHHLLGHLDKLPAQDNRSRAIVDQMRIDEIEHGQAARDLGAAEVPAPVRGMMKAMAKVMTTVAYRI, from the coding sequence ATGCAATTCGTCGATGAACTGATTACCGATTTCGACAAGGCACTGCGCGTGATCAGCGGCGTGGTTTTCGAGAGCCGTCCCAACCCGGGACGCGGCCTGCCGGACGGGATCATGAGCGAGGCCGAGAAGCGCCACGCGGCCGGGCTGATGCGGGTCAACAACGTCGGTGAGGTCTGTGCCCAGGCGCTCTACGATGCCCAGGGCCGCTTCGCTCAGACCGAGGACATCAAGGAAGCTTTCCGGCGCGCCGGCATCGAGGAAGAGGATCACCTGGCCTGGACTGCCGAACGCCTGCGCGAGCTGGGTTCGCATACCAGCCTGCTCAATCCCTTGTGGTACGGCGGTGCCTACGTGCTGGGCAGCATTGCCGCGCGCCTGGGCGATGCGCGCAACCTGGGCTTCGTCTCCGAGACCGAGCGCCAGGTCGAGCATCACCTGCTGGGCCACCTGGACAAGCTGCCGGCCCAGGACAACCGCTCGCGCGCCATCGTCGACCAGATGCGCATCGATGAAATCGAACACGGCCAGGCCGCGCGCGACCTGGGGGCGGCCGAAGTGCCTGCTCCGGTGCGCGGGATGATGAAGGCTATGGCCAAGGTCATGACCACGGTGGCTTACCGGATCTGA
- the pyrC gene encoding dihydroorotase, with translation MSNVLTITRPDDWHLHLRDGATMQDVLPHTARQFARAIVMPNLKPPVTTTAQAGAYRDRILAALPAGMNFEPLMVLYLTDNTPPEEIRRAKESGFVKAVKLYPAGATTNSDAGVTDLSKCYKTLEVLQELGMPFLVHGEVTDPEIDLFDREAVFIERIMKPLRQAMPELKVVFEHITTKEAADYVLAGEGPTAATITAHHLLFNRNEIFKGGIRPHYYCLPVLKRETHRKALVAAATSGNDKFFLGTDSAPHAKGAKEHACGCAGCYTALHALELYAQAFDSAGALDKFEAFASFNGPDFYNLPRNTGTVTLKRETWAIPAELPMGESTVVPLSAGEQIHWKMV, from the coding sequence ATGAGCAACGTATTGACCATCACCCGCCCGGACGACTGGCACCTGCACCTGCGCGACGGCGCCACCATGCAGGACGTGCTGCCGCATACCGCACGCCAGTTCGCCCGCGCCATCGTCATGCCCAACCTGAAGCCGCCCGTGACCACCACCGCCCAAGCCGGTGCGTATCGTGATCGCATCCTGGCCGCGCTGCCGGCAGGCATGAATTTCGAGCCGCTGATGGTGCTCTACCTGACCGACAACACCCCGCCCGAGGAAATCCGCCGTGCCAAGGAAAGCGGCTTCGTCAAGGCCGTCAAGCTCTATCCGGCCGGTGCCACCACCAATTCGGATGCCGGCGTGACCGATCTCTCCAAGTGCTACAAGACCCTGGAAGTTCTGCAGGAGTTGGGCATGCCCTTCCTGGTCCACGGTGAAGTCACCGATCCGGAGATCGACCTGTTCGACCGCGAAGCCGTCTTCATCGAGCGCATCATGAAGCCGCTGCGCCAGGCCATGCCGGAACTGAAGGTGGTCTTCGAACACATCACCACCAAGGAAGCGGCCGACTACGTGCTGGCCGGCGAAGGCCCGACAGCTGCCACCATCACGGCGCATCACCTGCTGTTCAACCGCAACGAGATCTTCAAGGGCGGCATCCGCCCGCATTACTACTGCCTGCCGGTACTGAAGCGCGAGACCCATCGCAAGGCGCTGGTGGCGGCCGCCACGTCGGGCAATGACAAGTTCTTCCTCGGCACCGATTCGGCCCCGCACGCCAAGGGTGCCAAGGAACATGCCTGCGGCTGTGCCGGCTGCTATACCGCGCTGCATGCGCTGGAGTTGTATGCGCAGGCCTTCGACAGCGCCGGTGCACTGGACAAGTTCGAGGCCTTCGCCAGCTTCAACGGTCCGGACTTCTACAATCTGCCGCGCAACACCGGCACGGTTACCCTCAAGCGCGAGACCTGGGCCATTCCGGCCGAGCTGCCCATGGGCGAGTCCACCGTGGTGCCGCTGTCGGCGGGCGAACAGATCCACTGGAAGATGGTCTGA
- a CDS encoding amino acid ABC transporter ATP-binding protein, producing MIELNNVSKWYGSFQVLTDCSTSVKKGDVVVVCGPSGSGKSTLIKTVNGLEPFQKGTITVDGVSVGDPKTNLSKLRARIGMVFQNFELFPHLSIRENLTIGQIKVLGRSKEEATEKGLKYLDRVGLLAHKDKFPGQLSGGQQQRVAIARALSMDPIAMLFDEPTSALDPEMINEVLDVMVGLAQEGMTMMVVTHEMGFARKVANRVVFMDKGLVVEDCAKDEFFAQPRSERARDFLAKIITH from the coding sequence ATGATTGAACTCAACAACGTCAGCAAGTGGTACGGCAGCTTCCAGGTCCTGACCGACTGCTCGACCTCCGTCAAGAAGGGCGACGTGGTGGTGGTGTGCGGCCCGTCCGGTTCCGGCAAGTCCACGCTGATCAAGACCGTCAACGGGCTGGAGCCGTTCCAGAAAGGCACCATCACGGTCGATGGCGTCTCGGTAGGCGACCCCAAGACCAACCTGTCCAAGCTGCGTGCGCGCATCGGCATGGTGTTCCAGAACTTCGAGCTGTTTCCGCACCTCTCCATCCGCGAGAACCTGACCATCGGCCAGATCAAGGTGCTGGGCCGCTCCAAGGAAGAGGCCACCGAAAAGGGCCTGAAGTACCTGGATCGCGTGGGCCTGCTGGCGCACAAGGACAAGTTCCCCGGCCAGCTCTCCGGCGGCCAGCAACAGCGCGTGGCCATTGCCCGCGCGCTGTCGATGGATCCCATCGCCATGCTGTTCGACGAACCGACCTCGGCGCTGGACCCGGAAATGATCAATGAAGTGCTCGACGTCATGGTCGGCCTGGCCCAGGAAGGCATGACCATGATGGTCGTGACCCACGAAATGGGCTTTGCCCGCAAGGTCGCCAACCGCGTGGTGTTCATGGACAAGGGCCTGGTGGTGGAAGATTGCGCCAAGGACGAGTTCTTCGCGCAGCCGCGCTCGGAACGCGCACGCGATTTCCTGGCCAAGATCATCACCCACTGA
- a CDS encoding amino acid ABC transporter permease: MHYNWNWGIFWEMSPDGIPYIDTLLAGLKWTLATAACAWIMALILGTIFGTLRTTTKPWVVRIANGYVELFRNIPLLVQMFLWYFVMPELLPAAIGDWIKSLPDASFVTATLALGFFTSSRVAVQVTTGIQALPRGQRMAGAALGLTPVQTYRYVLLPMAFRIIIPALTNEFAAIIKNSSVALTIGLVELTAATYSMREFTFQTFEALTGATVIYVIISVIALFLARLLEKVTAVPGYITGGSTSAGGH; the protein is encoded by the coding sequence ATGCATTACAACTGGAACTGGGGAATCTTCTGGGAGATGTCTCCCGATGGCATCCCCTACATCGACACGCTGCTGGCAGGCCTGAAATGGACCCTGGCCACGGCCGCCTGCGCCTGGATCATGGCACTGATCCTGGGCACCATCTTCGGTACCCTGCGTACCACCACCAAACCCTGGGTCGTGCGCATTGCCAACGGCTACGTGGAACTGTTCCGCAACATTCCGTTGCTGGTGCAGATGTTCCTGTGGTACTTCGTGATGCCCGAACTGCTGCCCGCCGCCATCGGCGACTGGATCAAGAGCCTGCCGGATGCATCCTTCGTGACCGCGACCCTGGCGCTGGGCTTCTTCACCTCTTCCCGCGTGGCCGTGCAGGTGACCACCGGCATCCAGGCGCTGCCGCGTGGTCAGCGCATGGCCGGCGCCGCTCTGGGACTTACTCCCGTGCAGACCTATCGCTATGTGCTCTTGCCGATGGCTTTTCGCATCATCATCCCGGCACTGACCAACGAGTTCGCCGCCATCATCAAGAACAGCTCGGTGGCCCTGACCATCGGCCTGGTCGAGCTGACTGCCGCGACCTACTCGATGCGTGAATTCACCTTCCAGACCTTCGAGGCGCTTACCGGTGCCACCGTCATCTACGTGATCATTTCCGTCATCGCGCTGTTCCTGGCGCGCCTGCTGGAAAAAGTCACCGCCGTTCCGGGCTACATCACCGGCGGCAGCACCAGCGCAGGAGGGCATTGA
- a CDS encoding LysR family transcriptional regulator: protein MESKWLEDFVSLAETRSFSRSAELRHVTQPAFSRRIQSLEAWLGTDLIDRTSYPTRLTAAGEVFYEQAVAMLGQINNTRALLRGKRPTAQTTIDFAVPHTLSLTYMPKWLSALESGFGPINTRLIALNVHDAVMTIVEGGCDLLLCYHHPRQPVQLDASRYDMLTMGTETLRPYSRCDRNGKPDYVFPGSARTPVPFLSYTSNAYLGRMVELMMADTRRPLHLMKHYETDMSESLKMMALEGHGVAFLPESSVLREVRNRQLARTDGPTGEWEVEMEIRLYRERPTAQRTGKALVARLWEYLVELDAQRQEKAERSERGERPRAAGGKSPRNAEKRDS from the coding sequence ATGGAAAGCAAATGGCTTGAGGATTTCGTCTCTCTGGCGGAAACGCGCAGTTTCAGTCGCTCGGCGGAGCTGCGGCATGTGACGCAACCGGCTTTTTCGCGGCGCATCCAGTCGCTGGAGGCCTGGCTGGGCACCGACCTGATCGACCGCACCTCCTACCCCACGCGCCTGACCGCCGCCGGCGAAGTCTTCTACGAACAGGCCGTGGCCATGCTGGGCCAGATCAACAATACGCGGGCGCTACTGCGCGGCAAACGGCCCACGGCGCAGACCACCATCGACTTCGCGGTGCCGCATACGCTCTCGCTGACCTATATGCCCAAGTGGTTGAGCGCGCTGGAATCAGGCTTCGGCCCCATCAATACGCGCCTCATCGCCCTCAACGTCCACGATGCCGTGATGACCATCGTCGAAGGCGGCTGCGACCTGCTGCTGTGCTATCACCATCCGCGTCAGCCGGTGCAGCTCGATGCCAGCCGCTACGACATGCTGACCATGGGCACCGAAACCCTGCGTCCTTATTCGCGCTGCGACCGCAACGGCAAGCCGGACTACGTGTTTCCGGGCAGTGCCAGGACGCCCGTGCCCTTCCTCTCGTACACCAGCAATGCCTATCTGGGCCGCATGGTGGAGCTGATGATGGCCGATACCAGGCGCCCGCTGCACCTGATGAAGCACTACGAGACCGACATGTCGGAAAGCCTCAAGATGATGGCGCTGGAAGGTCATGGCGTGGCCTTCCTGCCCGAATCCTCGGTGCTGCGCGAAGTGCGCAACCGCCAGCTGGCGCGCACCGATGGCCCCACCGGGGAGTGGGAAGTGGAGATGGAAATCCGCCTCTATCGCGAGCGCCCCACCGCACAGCGCACCGGCAAGGCGCTGGTGGCGCGGCTGTGGGAATACCTGGTGGAGCTGGATGCGCAGCGGCAAGAAAAGGCCGAGCGCAGCGAACGCGGGGAGCGTCCCAGGGCGGCTGGCGGAAAAAGTCCGCGTAATGCTGAAAAACGCGATTCCTGA